The following proteins are co-located in the Chryseobacterium daecheongense genome:
- a CDS encoding cupin-like domain-containing protein, translating into MKLSSVQKVRNIPSINFLNLYMKPRLPVIIEDFADPESPAFKKWSYDYFKEIAGNHKVNIYGSDLESLDRVASKPIAQSHFSEYLDLISTKPTEHRLFLFNLLTIKPEMKSDIHYNDVTNGKILKWLPFMFFGGKGSITRSHVDIDMSHVFITQFQGIKKIWLFPWEQSSLMYKLPYNFHGLANIKEPDYQEFPALKYLNGYEAVIHPGETLYIPSGWWHYIQYETEGYSVSVRALPSSWLEKWRGFKNLVMIRHFDNAMRNLFKEKWFEFKVRKAHRKAKRAVARILK; encoded by the coding sequence ATGAAGTTATCATCTGTACAAAAAGTTAGGAATATACCATCAATAAATTTTCTGAATCTCTACATGAAACCTCGTCTTCCGGTTATAATCGAAGATTTTGCAGATCCAGAAAGCCCGGCTTTTAAAAAGTGGAGCTATGATTATTTTAAAGAAATAGCAGGTAATCATAAGGTCAATATTTATGGCAGTGACCTTGAATCTTTGGATAGGGTTGCAAGTAAACCTATTGCTCAGAGCCATTTTTCTGAATATCTGGACCTGATCAGCACAAAACCAACAGAACACAGGCTTTTTCTTTTTAACCTGCTCACTATAAAACCTGAAATGAAAAGTGATATCCACTATAATGATGTTACCAATGGAAAAATTCTAAAGTGGCTTCCTTTTATGTTTTTTGGTGGTAAAGGCTCCATTACCAGAAGCCACGTTGATATTGATATGTCCCATGTTTTCATCACACAGTTTCAAGGCATTAAAAAGATATGGCTATTTCCCTGGGAACAATCCAGTCTGATGTACAAATTACCTTATAATTTTCACGGTTTAGCTAATATTAAGGAACCCGACTATCAAGAATTTCCTGCTTTAAAGTATCTAAATGGTTACGAAGCCGTTATCCATCCCGGAGAAACACTTTACATCCCTTCCGGATGGTGGCACTATATCCAATATGAAACAGAAGGATATTCCGTCTCTGTCAGAGCTCTTCCTTCCAGCTGGCTCGAAAAATGGAGAGGATTTAAAAATCTGGTCATGATCAGGCATTTCGATAACGCTATGCGAAATTTATTTAAAGAAAAATGGTTCGAATTTAAAGTAAGGAAAGCCCACAGGAAAGCAAAAAGAGCAGTTGCAAGGATTCTGAAATAA
- a CDS encoding CopD family protein yields MLYTIIKALHIIFMVSYFAGIFYLVRIFVYYKDTDEFSEEKKSILREQYTFMARRLWNIITVPAGVIMAVCGLVMIFLNTGLMKMPWFHLKLTFLVGLAIYHYWCWKKVLQLKALHGNTLQTANIKLRQANEIATFILFLVVFTVILKSSVIDYWWQLIAGFFVLVFLIMMTVKLVNKNKKKKQ; encoded by the coding sequence ATGCTTTACACAATAATCAAAGCGCTGCACATTATTTTTATGGTCAGTTATTTTGCAGGGATTTTTTACCTTGTCAGGATATTTGTTTACTATAAAGATACCGATGAATTCTCTGAAGAAAAGAAAAGTATCCTAAGAGAACAGTATACCTTCATGGCAAGAAGGCTTTGGAATATCATTACAGTTCCTGCAGGAGTGATCATGGCGGTTTGCGGACTGGTTATGATCTTTCTTAATACAGGATTGATGAAAATGCCTTGGTTTCATTTAAAACTAACATTCCTTGTCGGTCTGGCGATCTACCATTACTGGTGCTGGAAAAAAGTTCTTCAATTAAAAGCACTTCACGGAAATACATTACAGACAGCGAACATAAAACTGAGACAGGCGAATGAGATTGCCACATTCATTTTATTCCTGGTTGTTTTTACCGTTATTCTGAAATCTTCAGTAATTGATTACTGGTGGCAATTAATTGCCGGATTTTTCGTTCTTGTATTTTTAATCATGATGACCGTGAAACTGGTCAATAAAAACAAAAAAAAGAAACAATAG
- the kbl gene encoding glycine C-acetyltransferase produces MISEKYLQNLQNELKNIENDGLYKRERIITSQQSAEIEANGKKLLNFCANNYLGLSNNPEVMKASQDMIASHGYGMSSVRFICGTQDIHKQLEEKIAQFLGLEDTILYAACFDANGGVFEPLFTEEDAIISDELNHASIIDGVRLCKAARYRYKNNNMEDLEAQLKAASEKNHRFTIIVTDGVFSMDGIVANLKGVCDLADKYGALVMVDDSHATGFIGKTGRGTHEANEVMGRVDIITSTLGKALGGALGGFTSGKKEIIDMLRQRSRPYLFSNSLAPGIVGAALKVLDMISADTSLRDQVMENAEYFRRGMKAKGFDIPDGDAAIVPVMLYDAPLAQKMAEKLMDEGIYVIGFFYPVVPKGKARIRVQLSAAHTREHLDKAIAAFEKVGKELSVIS; encoded by the coding sequence ATGATCTCTGAAAAATATCTTCAAAATTTACAGAACGAGCTTAAAAATATTGAAAACGACGGGCTTTATAAGAGAGAAAGAATCATTACTTCCCAACAGAGTGCCGAAATAGAAGCTAACGGTAAAAAGTTGCTGAACTTCTGTGCTAATAATTATCTGGGACTTTCCAATAATCCTGAAGTGATGAAAGCATCCCAGGATATGATCGCTTCTCACGGATATGGAATGTCATCCGTTCGTTTTATCTGTGGAACCCAGGATATTCATAAGCAGCTGGAAGAGAAGATCGCTCAGTTTTTAGGATTGGAAGATACGATCTTGTATGCAGCATGTTTTGATGCTAACGGTGGTGTTTTTGAACCGCTATTCACCGAGGAGGATGCTATTATTTCAGATGAACTGAACCACGCATCGATTATTGACGGGGTTCGTCTTTGTAAAGCGGCAAGATACCGTTATAAAAACAATAATATGGAGGATCTGGAAGCTCAACTGAAAGCAGCTTCTGAAAAAAATCACCGCTTTACGATCATTGTTACCGATGGGGTTTTCTCTATGGATGGAATTGTAGCTAACCTGAAAGGGGTATGTGATCTTGCGGATAAATATGGCGCCTTGGTAATGGTAGATGACTCTCACGCCACTGGTTTTATTGGAAAAACAGGTCGTGGAACACATGAAGCGAATGAAGTAATGGGTCGGGTAGATATTATCACCTCTACCTTAGGAAAGGCACTGGGTGGAGCTTTAGGAGGATTCACTTCGGGTAAAAAAGAGATTATCGATATGCTGAGACAACGTTCCCGCCCTTATCTGTTTTCCAATTCATTAGCTCCGGGTATTGTAGGTGCAGCATTGAAGGTGTTGGATATGATCTCTGCTGACACGTCACTTCGTGATCAGGTGATGGAAAATGCAGAATACTTCAGAAGAGGAATGAAAGCTAAAGGTTTCGATATTCCTGACGGAGATGCTGCGATCGTTCCGGTAATGCTTTATGATGCGCCATTGGCTCAGAAAATGGCAGAGAAACTTATGGACGAGGGAATTTACGTAATTGGTTTCTTCTATCCTGTAGTTCCTAAAGGAAAGGCAAGAATCAGGGTTCAGCTTTCTGCTGCCCACACCAGAGAACATCTGGATAAAGCTATTGCTGCTTTTGAAAAAGTGGGGAAAGAGCTTAGTGTGATCTCTTAA
- a CDS encoding DUF1801 domain-containing protein, with the protein METLHQYILQVMPECKLWFLDGKNEEGKTVSNPNIGYGFRIMKYADGSTRDFYQIGLSANTTGISIYILGIDDKNYLSQTYGEKIGKASVTGYCIKFKALKDIDIEVLGEAIRDGISKSLTQ; encoded by the coding sequence ATGGAAACCCTGCATCAGTACATTCTGCAAGTGATGCCAGAATGTAAATTATGGTTTCTGGATGGTAAAAATGAAGAAGGAAAAACGGTTTCCAATCCCAATATCGGATATGGTTTCCGGATCATGAAATATGCTGATGGAAGTACCCGGGATTTTTACCAGATTGGCCTCAGCGCTAATACAACAGGTATTTCAATTTACATTCTTGGTATTGATGATAAAAACTATTTATCCCAAACCTATGGTGAAAAAATAGGAAAAGCCAGTGTGACCGGTTATTGTATTAAGTTCAAAGCATTGAAAGATATCGATATTGAAGTGCTTGGAGAAGCGATACGAGACGGTATTAGTAAGAGCCTGACACAGTAA
- a CDS encoding dihydrofolate reductase family protein: MRKLKLQMQMTIDGFVAGPEGEQDWVWLSPPDEVGFQKIVDLAESSDTLLLGRKMTRPFIDHWENVADNMPDHPTNHLAKLIVDMRKIAFSRTENNIAGRNLEVDNNDLITSVEALKKEEGKDILVYGGADFVSSLIDQDLVDEYYIVVNPVAIGKGLPIFNGRKVLKLESSLALKSGKILNKYLPVRENQ, from the coding sequence ATGAGAAAATTAAAATTACAGATGCAGATGACCATCGATGGTTTTGTAGCCGGTCCGGAAGGTGAACAGGACTGGGTATGGTTAAGCCCGCCGGATGAGGTAGGTTTTCAGAAAATCGTTGATCTTGCTGAGAGCAGTGACACACTTTTACTGGGAAGGAAAATGACACGACCATTCATAGATCATTGGGAAAATGTGGCAGATAATATGCCTGATCATCCTACCAACCATTTAGCAAAACTGATCGTTGATATGCGTAAAATTGCTTTTAGCCGGACAGAAAACAATATAGCCGGTAGAAATCTGGAAGTAGATAATAATGATCTTATAACTTCAGTAGAAGCTCTTAAAAAGGAGGAGGGAAAAGATATCCTTGTGTATGGAGGTGCTGATTTTGTAAGCTCGCTGATCGATCAGGATCTTGTTGATGAATATTATATTGTTGTGAATCCGGTGGCAATCGGAAAAGGTCTTCCTATTTTTAATGGCCGGAAAGTTTTAAAACTGGAAAGCTCTCTTGCTCTTAAAAGTGGAAAAATACTTAATAAATACCTTCCGGTTAGGGAAAATCAATAA
- a CDS encoding ABC transporter permease subunit — translation MIAILKKELWSYFGNWSAWIIIAAFSLIATLFLFFFDNDSNIFEIGMASLQSYFVLVPWLLMFIIPALSMKTFAEEQQTGTLYWLFSQPLKISDLVLGKFLSVWVVGILCLIPSLIYLYTVYVLGVPAGNIDLGMTFGSYIGLIMLIAAFSGVGILASSLSQNQIMAYLLGVFMCFIMYFGIEQLASYKLLGGADFILQNIGFYQHFLGFTRGLIDFKDVAYFVLIIGVSLVLSNHFINKKK, via the coding sequence ATGATTGCAATTTTAAAAAAAGAACTTTGGAGTTACTTCGGGAACTGGAGTGCGTGGATCATTATCGCAGCTTTCAGTCTGATAGCGACTCTTTTTTTGTTTTTTTTCGACAACGACTCTAATATCTTTGAGATCGGAATGGCCTCATTACAAAGCTATTTTGTTTTGGTCCCATGGCTACTGATGTTCATTATTCCGGCGCTTTCCATGAAAACTTTTGCAGAGGAGCAGCAAACGGGAACTTTGTACTGGTTGTTTTCCCAGCCTTTAAAAATATCGGACCTAGTATTAGGAAAGTTTCTTTCCGTTTGGGTAGTCGGCATCTTATGCCTCATTCCTTCGTTGATCTATCTGTATACCGTTTATGTTTTGGGAGTTCCTGCGGGGAATATTGACCTGGGAATGACCTTTGGGAGTTATATCGGATTGATAATGCTTATCGCTGCTTTTTCGGGTGTCGGGATTTTAGCGTCATCGTTGTCTCAGAATCAGATCATGGCTTATCTGTTAGGTGTTTTCATGTGTTTTATCATGTATTTCGGAATCGAGCAGTTAGCAAGCTATAAATTGTTGGGTGGAGCAGATTTTATCTTACAGAATATAGGTTTTTATCAGCATTTCCTTGGATTTACAAGAGGGTTGATCGATTTCAAAGATGTAGCCTATTTTGTTCTGATCATCGGTGTTTCATTAGTGTTGTCCAATCATTTTATCAATAAAAAGAAGTAG
- the gldG gene encoding gliding motility-associated ABC transporter substrate-binding protein GldG — translation MKKIPFKSPLGILLFVILPLVIILAVSGIRLDLTKEKRYTLSDNTIKVLESVKKPLTVEVYLEGDFPASFKQLQSETKFMLEEFRKINPKIDFKFIDPIKTKMSQDTLMAMGMQPSVLPDVKDGKVSQIVLFPYAVLKYNKGGVSIPLVVQQANINADEQLTKSIENLEYNLVSNIKNIATDKRKKIGVLVNQDELSPGEFQGFMHLALENYDAGPVIPKNQVELTAADVPLLKQMSALVIAKPRKAFTDGEKVILDQYIMNGGKTLWMIDAVNAEMDTLTRSKKVMPFPVDINMTDFFFNYGIRINPALVKDVKKFALLRLVTGEVSGNPQYTSLPWPYFPLGIAEKNDPITKNINPVKFEFPTSIDTLGRKNIKTKVLFESSERTLLKQVPNYVDLKEISSVDSLGQMEKPSTPKIFAVALEGKFTSAYTSRIERKSYPGFKGQSPENKMIVIADGDVGRNKVIKGEPLPLGVDLLTNEQFGNEQFLRNALDYLLDDSNLMKLRNRNIEERLLDRQRITEEKTNWQWFNLLLPLVIIGLLGGLFFWLRKRKFN, via the coding sequence ATGAAGAAGATACCTTTTAAATCTCCATTAGGGATTTTATTGTTTGTGATCCTGCCTTTAGTGATTATTCTTGCCGTTTCTGGGATTAGATTGGATTTAACGAAAGAAAAAAGATATACCCTTTCCGATAATACCATCAAAGTATTGGAATCGGTTAAAAAGCCTCTGACTGTGGAGGTATATCTGGAAGGAGATTTTCCGGCCAGCTTCAAACAGTTGCAAAGTGAAACGAAGTTTATGCTGGAGGAATTCAGAAAGATTAATCCGAAAATTGATTTTAAATTTATTGATCCCATCAAAACCAAAATGTCCCAGGATACTTTGATGGCGATGGGAATGCAGCCTTCCGTTCTTCCGGATGTAAAAGACGGTAAAGTCTCCCAGATCGTATTATTTCCGTATGCGGTTCTTAAATACAACAAGGGCGGCGTTTCTATCCCGCTGGTGGTACAGCAGGCCAATATCAATGCCGATGAACAGCTGACGAAATCCATTGAAAATTTAGAATATAATCTTGTATCGAACATCAAGAATATTGCCACTGATAAGAGAAAGAAAATAGGAGTTTTGGTTAACCAGGATGAATTAAGTCCGGGAGAATTCCAGGGTTTTATGCATTTGGCATTAGAAAACTATGATGCCGGTCCTGTGATTCCTAAAAACCAGGTTGAGCTAACGGCTGCGGATGTTCCGTTGCTGAAACAAATGAGCGCTCTGGTTATTGCAAAGCCTAGAAAAGCATTTACAGATGGTGAAAAAGTGATCCTGGACCAGTATATTATGAACGGAGGAAAAACATTATGGATGATTGATGCCGTAAATGCTGAAATGGATACCTTAACCCGATCTAAAAAGGTAATGCCATTCCCGGTGGATATCAACATGACTGATTTCTTCTTCAACTATGGAATCAGGATCAATCCTGCTTTGGTTAAAGATGTAAAGAAATTCGCTTTGTTAAGGCTGGTAACGGGAGAGGTGAGTGGCAATCCGCAGTATACAAGTCTTCCATGGCCCTATTTTCCTTTGGGTATTGCTGAAAAGAACGACCCGATCACCAAGAATATCAATCCGGTAAAATTTGAATTTCCCACATCAATTGATACTTTAGGCAGAAAGAATATTAAAACCAAAGTTCTTTTTGAATCGAGTGAAAGGACTTTATTGAAACAGGTTCCGAATTATGTGGATCTGAAAGAAATTTCCAGCGTAGATAGTCTTGGGCAAATGGAAAAGCCAAGTACTCCGAAAATCTTTGCTGTAGCATTGGAAGGGAAATTTACTTCCGCTTATACTTCGAGAATTGAAAGAAAATCCTATCCTGGTTTTAAAGGTCAGAGTCCGGAAAATAAAATGATTGTGATTGCAGATGGTGATGTAGGAAGAAATAAAGTGATCAAGGGAGAACCTTTGCCGTTAGGAGTAGATTTATTAACCAATGAACAATTTGGAAATGAACAGTTCCTGCGAAACGCTTTGGATTACCTTTTAGATGACAGCAACCTGATGAAATTAAGAAACAGGAATATCGAAGAAAGGCTATTGGACAGACAGAGAATTACAGAAGAAAAGACCAACTGGCAATGGTTTAATTTGCTGCTTCCGCTAGTCATTATTGGGTTACTCGGAGGATTGTTCTTCTGGTTGAGAAAAAGAAAATTCAATTAA